The proteins below come from a single Candidatus Acetothermia bacterium genomic window:
- a CDS encoding alpha/beta hydrolase — protein sequence MPRAEVRGVSLYYETHGWGNDADVVVLTNGVLMSTAGWAHQVGPVSRRWRLLLHDCRGMWKSEHPPGPYSLELHADDLVGLLDHLGVERAHLAGISYGAEVSLVCALRHPDRVASLFLAAAVAAPDELLRAQIEAWVAAAERGDAGLLWDLVYAASFSSRWAAAHPGERAAGRQRYAGLDLRAAAELLRAFLRFDVRGDLGRVRAPALVLVGEEDALKPRRHAEALARGIPGAEFLVVPGAGHALCLERPGAFNTALLGFLAQQAREGGKKRADG from the coding sequence ATGCCGCGGGCGGAGGTGCGCGGGGTCTCCCTGTACTACGAGACCCACGGCTGGGGGAACGACGCCGACGTTGTCGTGCTCACCAACGGCGTCCTCATGAGCACCGCCGGGTGGGCGCACCAGGTGGGGCCGGTGAGCAGGCGCTGGCGGCTCCTCCTCCACGACTGCCGGGGGATGTGGAAGTCCGAGCACCCGCCGGGCCCGTACTCCCTGGAGCTCCACGCCGACGACCTCGTGGGGCTCCTCGATCACCTGGGGGTGGAGCGGGCGCACCTGGCCGGGATCTCCTATGGGGCGGAGGTGAGCTTGGTGTGCGCGCTGCGGCACCCGGACCGCGTGGCGAGCCTGTTCCTCGCCGCGGCGGTGGCGGCTCCCGACGAGCTCCTTCGGGCCCAGATCGAGGCCTGGGTCGCCGCGGCGGAGCGGGGGGACGCGGGGCTTCTGTGGGACTTGGTGTATGCCGCGAGCTTCTCCTCCCGGTGGGCGGCCGCCCACCCGGGCGAGCGGGCGGCAGGAAGGCAGCGGTACGCGGGCCTGGACCTTCGGGCTGCGGCGGAGCTCCTGCGGGCGTTCCTCCGCTTTGACGTGAGGGGGGACCTGGGCCGGGTCCGGGCCCCGGCGCTCGTCCTCGTGGGGGAGGAGGACGCCCTGAAGCCCCGCCGGCACGCCGAGGCCCTCGCCCGGGGCATCCCCGGGGCCGAGTTCCTCGTCGTCCCGGGGGCTGGCCACGCCCTGTGCCTGGAGCGGCCAGGTGCGTTCAACACCGCGCTCCTGGGCTTCCTGGCCCAGCAGGCGCGGGAAGGAGGGAAGAAACGTGCGGACGGTTGA
- a CDS encoding flavodoxin domain-containing protein codes for MTTVVVYYTRFGSTAKVAQALAAELGAEVREIKAVRERGFVGMGFRSILNLHMPIQPMNLGFSGVDRIVLCTPVWAGKPACPARAFLRKADLKGKRLAVLFSTWGGAIDRAIGAIKADVVRQGAEVGPVDKVVTKGLSDGQLREAARGFAQKLRP; via the coding sequence ATGACGACAGTGGTGGTGTACTACACAAGGTTCGGGAGCACGGCCAAGGTCGCCCAAGCTCTGGCGGCGGAGCTCGGGGCGGAGGTGCGCGAGATCAAGGCGGTTCGTGAGCGCGGGTTCGTGGGGATGGGGTTCCGCTCGATCCTGAACCTGCACATGCCCATCCAACCGATGAACCTCGGCTTCTCCGGGGTCGACCGGATCGTGCTGTGCACGCCGGTATGGGCCGGGAAACCGGCGTGCCCAGCCCGCGCCTTCCTGCGCAAGGCGGATCTCAAGGGGAAGCGGCTGGCGGTGCTCTTCTCCACCTGGGGGGGAGCGATCGACCGGGCCATCGGGGCGATCAAGGCCGACGTGGTCCGCCAGGGCGCGGAAGTAGGCCCGGTGGACAAGGTCGTGACCAAGGGGTTGAGCGACGGGCAGCTTCGGGAGGCGGCCCGGGGGTTCGCCCAGAAGCTCAGACCATAG
- the acs gene encoding acetate--CoA ligase, which yields MTYEEVYRRSIEDPEGFWGEEAERLHWSKKPERVLDATRAPFFRWFPGGQTNLSYNALDRHVLAGRGERPAVIWESPEAGESRTLTFGELLREVNACAAALQGLGVGRGDRVVIYLPMVPEALVAVLACVRIGAVHSVVFAGFSGEALAHRIEDSQAKVVVTADGGLRKGRPVELKRIVDRAVALAATKVDHVVVLDRGIVPWEPVSGRDVVWDEVLARAGGKAVAALPVESTDPSYILYTSGTTGKPKGVVRDTGGYMVALHTSMRLIYGCTPEDVFWSTSDIGWVVGHSYIIYGPLLYGIPTVVYEGTPDSPHPGIWWEVAAKHGVTVLFSAPTALRMLRKYPAHWVEEHDLSRLRHVFLAGEPLDEPTYRWAVETLKKPVVDHYWQTESGWPMITNHMGLPPLPFKPGSPTRAAVGWRLEVVDERGDPVPAGQRGYLVAHPPLPPGALQTLWGDDERYVQGYWGYFARHGKRLYFSGDYAIRDEDGYFRLLGRADEVINVAGHRLGTREVEEVVSGHPAVAEVSAIGVEDEIKGEAIAVFVVLKKGAVESDALLQEIIGLVRERIGPIATPKVLRVVPRLPKTRSGKVMRRVLKALCEGRTMGDLSTIEDGASVDEVRRALEELAG from the coding sequence CTGACGTACGAGGAGGTGTACCGCCGCTCGATCGAAGACCCCGAGGGGTTCTGGGGCGAGGAGGCGGAGCGGCTCCACTGGTCCAAGAAGCCGGAGAGGGTTCTCGACGCGACGCGGGCCCCGTTCTTCCGGTGGTTCCCGGGCGGGCAGACGAACCTCTCCTACAACGCCCTTGACCGCCACGTCCTTGCCGGGCGAGGGGAGAGACCGGCCGTCATCTGGGAGAGCCCGGAGGCTGGGGAGAGCCGGACCCTGACCTTCGGGGAGCTTCTTCGGGAGGTGAACGCGTGCGCCGCCGCCCTCCAGGGCCTGGGGGTGGGGCGGGGAGACCGGGTAGTGATCTACCTCCCCATGGTCCCCGAGGCGCTGGTGGCCGTGCTGGCCTGCGTGCGGATCGGGGCGGTCCACTCCGTGGTGTTCGCCGGGTTCTCGGGGGAGGCCCTCGCCCATCGAATCGAGGACTCCCAGGCGAAGGTCGTCGTCACCGCCGACGGAGGGCTCCGCAAGGGGAGGCCTGTGGAGCTCAAGAGGATCGTGGACCGGGCGGTGGCCCTTGCCGCCACGAAGGTGGACCACGTGGTGGTCCTCGACCGGGGGATCGTGCCCTGGGAGCCCGTCTCCGGGCGGGACGTGGTGTGGGACGAGGTACTGGCGAGGGCAGGGGGGAAGGCGGTAGCCGCCCTGCCGGTGGAGTCCACGGACCCAAGCTACATCCTGTACACCTCGGGCACCACGGGCAAGCCCAAGGGGGTGGTGCGGGACACGGGCGGGTACATGGTGGCGCTCCACACTTCGATGCGCCTCATCTACGGCTGCACACCCGAGGACGTGTTCTGGTCCACCTCCGACATCGGGTGGGTCGTGGGGCACAGCTACATCATCTACGGCCCCCTCCTCTACGGGATCCCCACCGTGGTGTACGAGGGGACGCCGGACAGCCCCCACCCGGGGATCTGGTGGGAGGTGGCGGCCAAGCACGGGGTCACGGTCCTCTTCTCCGCCCCTACGGCGCTGCGCATGCTCCGGAAGTACCCGGCCCACTGGGTGGAGGAGCACGACCTGTCGCGGCTGCGGCACGTGTTCCTCGCCGGCGAGCCCCTGGACGAGCCCACCTACCGGTGGGCGGTGGAGACCCTGAAGAAGCCGGTGGTGGACCACTACTGGCAGACGGAGAGCGGTTGGCCGATGATCACGAACCACATGGGACTTCCGCCCCTGCCGTTCAAGCCCGGCTCCCCCACCCGGGCCGCGGTGGGGTGGCGGCTGGAGGTGGTGGACGAGCGGGGGGACCCTGTTCCCGCGGGGCAGCGGGGCTACCTCGTGGCCCATCCCCCCCTCCCCCCTGGGGCGCTCCAGACCCTGTGGGGCGACGACGAGCGCTACGTTCAGGGGTACTGGGGGTACTTTGCCCGCCACGGCAAGCGCCTGTACTTCTCCGGGGACTACGCGATCCGGGACGAGGACGGCTACTTCCGCCTCCTGGGCCGGGCGGACGAGGTGATCAACGTCGCCGGGCACCGCCTGGGGACGCGGGAGGTGGAGGAGGTCGTGTCCGGTCACCCGGCGGTGGCCGAGGTTTCGGCGATCGGGGTCGAGGACGAGATCAAGGGCGAGGCCATCGCCGTGTTCGTGGTCCTCAAGAAGGGGGCTGTGGAGAGCGACGCCCTGCTTCAGGAGATCATCGGCCTGGTTCGGGAGAGGATCGGGCCCATTGCCACGCCAAAGGTGCTGCGGGTCGTGCCGCGGCTGCCCAAGACCCGCTCCGGCAAGGTCATGCGGCGGGTGCTCAAGGCCTTGTGCGAGGGCCGGACGATGGGGGATCTCTCCACGATCGAGGACGGGGCGAGCGTGGACGAGGTCCGGAGGGCCCTGGAGGAGCTTGCGGGCTAA
- a CDS encoding zf-HC2 domain-containing protein has protein sequence MDCGRAGELIPWYAAGSLPEGEARDLVRHVVGCATCQDELVQAARWARELRRAFGGMPRAPQGTWARVAARAQGMPLARVDVGSFLLGLSVGLTATRTGVPVMGRLQILGREVPVFEVGR, from the coding sequence ATGGACTGCGGGCGGGCAGGCGAGCTGATCCCTTGGTACGCGGCGGGGAGCCTTCCGGAGGGGGAGGCCAGGGACCTCGTGCGGCACGTGGTCGGCTGCGCCACGTGTCAGGATGAGCTTGTCCAGGCGGCGCGGTGGGCCCGCGAGCTCCGACGGGCGTTCGGCGGGATGCCCAGGGCGCCGCAGGGGACGTGGGCCAGGGTGGCGGCCCGCGCCCAGGGGATGCCCCTGGCCCGGGTGGACGTGGGCTCGTTCCTGCTCGGGCTTTCCGTGGGGCTGACGGCGACCAGGACCGGCGTCCCCGTGATGGGAAGACTCCAGATCCTGGGCCGGGAAGTACCGGTGTTCGAAGTTGGGAGGTGA
- a CDS encoding sigma-70 family RNA polymerase sigma factor, whose amino-acid sequence MAQDGELVARVAQGDGDAFRELYGRFADRVFRYALTLLRNRHLAEEVVQETMVAVWQGARSFAGRSQVSTWIFGIARHQTYRLLREEEKGERTANEPTCAPDPADVVEQEDRVRDAVAALPPGEREVVFLAVYEGLSYREIAGLLGIPEGTVKSRMYHAKRRLAEVLSPWTAGGQAS is encoded by the coding sequence GTGGCCCAAGACGGCGAACTTGTGGCCCGAGTGGCGCAAGGGGATGGGGACGCGTTTCGCGAGCTGTACGGGCGCTTCGCGGACCGGGTGTTCCGGTATGCCCTCACCCTTCTTCGCAACCGGCATCTGGCCGAAGAGGTCGTCCAGGAAACGATGGTCGCCGTGTGGCAGGGGGCAAGGTCGTTCGCCGGACGATCCCAGGTCTCGACGTGGATCTTCGGGATCGCCCGACACCAGACGTACCGCCTCCTGCGCGAGGAGGAAAAGGGGGAGCGGACGGCCAACGAGCCCACGTGTGCCCCGGATCCGGCGGATGTGGTGGAGCAGGAAGATCGGGTGCGGGACGCGGTGGCCGCCCTCCCTCCCGGTGAGCGGGAAGTCGTGTTCCTTGCGGTTTACGAGGGCCTATCCTACCGGGAGATCGCCGGGCTCCTTGGAATACCGGAGGGCACGGTGAAGTCGCGCATGTACCACGCGAAGCGAAGGCTGGCGGAGGTGCTGAGCCCATGGACTGCGGGCGGGCAGGCGAGCTGA
- a CDS encoding L-serine ammonia-lyase, iron-sulfur-dependent, subunit alpha, translating into MTEVVAACRARGIDLAGFVRENEARLGLGGDGVDRRLDLLWAAMEDAIARGLRTRGVLPGPLVLARRAPGMYEELRHRARERQVLSWETAQASVYAIAVAEENAAGGRVVTAPTCGSAGGCQRP; encoded by the coding sequence ATGACCGAGGTCGTGGCGGCATGCCGGGCGCGGGGGATCGACCTCGCCGGGTTTGTCCGGGAGAACGAGGCCCGGCTCGGACTCGGTGGGGATGGGGTGGACCGGAGGTTGGACCTCCTCTGGGCGGCGATGGAGGACGCCATCGCCCGTGGGCTCCGCACCCGAGGCGTTCTGCCCGGCCCGCTCGTTCTCGCGCGGCGAGCCCCGGGCATGTACGAGGAACTCCGGCATCGGGCACGGGAGCGGCAGGTCCTGTCCTGGGAAACGGCTCAAGCTTCGGTGTACGCCATCGCCGTGGCCGAGGAGAACGCGGCCGGCGGTCGGGTGGTCACCGCCCCCACGTGCGGATCGGCGGGGGGGTGCCAGCGGCCTTGA
- a CDS encoding long-chain fatty acid--CoA ligase, with amino-acid sequence MYIGDYLRRRALYSPEKLAVADHGKVPPLRLTWREMNALADRLAHWLAEEAGVGKGDRVAILARDGVEHLLALYACGKLGAIHTPLSWRLHPRELAALVAKTTPRVLVFDDESRAAAAEVRRAVEGLPGTLARLLHLDGEGLPGSVPWAEALSSPPPSPVTCPTLEAEDPACILFTGGTTGLPKAVLISHRMIAWNVLNTIIHDLRHDDVVLNVFPLFHAGGLFCYWSSQVVLGNTTIQVRRFDPEQVLDLIERERVTVFAGVPSMYEMLTQAPNWDRADLTSLRFCTSGGAPLPVPLIEKYVREKGVRFKQGFGMTEFGPGVFALAAEDAVRKAGSIGRPNFFVDARVVDEANRPVGPGVVGELVLKGPSLCSGYFGDPAAPLVDEEGYFHTGDLVTYDEEGYFFVVGRKKDMFISGGENVYPREIEEVLYRHPAVASCAVAGIPDPKWGEVGAAFVVLKQEATEQELLAYLQAHLARFKIPKRVVFLDALPLSGMGKPLKDELRKALLEGRFG; translated from the coding sequence GTGTACATCGGCGACTACCTCCGCCGCCGCGCGCTCTACTCCCCGGAGAAGCTCGCCGTGGCCGACCACGGGAAGGTCCCCCCCCTCCGCCTCACCTGGCGGGAGATGAACGCCCTCGCGGACCGACTGGCCCATTGGCTTGCGGAGGAGGCGGGCGTGGGGAAGGGGGACCGGGTGGCCATCCTCGCCCGGGACGGGGTGGAGCACCTCCTGGCCCTGTACGCGTGCGGGAAGCTCGGGGCGATCCACACCCCCTTGAGCTGGCGCCTCCACCCGCGGGAACTGGCGGCCCTCGTGGCCAAGACCACCCCGCGGGTCCTCGTGTTTGACGACGAGTCCCGGGCTGCGGCAGCGGAGGTGCGGCGCGCTGTAGAAGGCCTCCCAGGGACCCTGGCGAGGCTCCTCCACCTCGACGGGGAGGGCCTTCCCGGCTCTGTGCCGTGGGCAGAGGCCCTCTCCTCGCCTCCCCCCTCCCCCGTGACCTGCCCGACCCTGGAGGCCGAGGACCCGGCGTGCATCCTGTTCACCGGTGGCACCACCGGCCTCCCCAAGGCCGTCCTCATCTCCCACCGCATGATCGCCTGGAACGTCTTGAACACGATCATCCACGATCTCCGGCACGACGATGTCGTCCTCAACGTGTTCCCACTGTTCCACGCCGGGGGGCTGTTCTGCTACTGGTCGTCCCAGGTCGTGTTGGGGAACACCACGATCCAGGTCCGTCGTTTTGACCCAGAGCAAGTGCTCGATCTCATCGAGCGGGAGCGGGTGACGGTGTTCGCCGGGGTTCCCTCGATGTACGAGATGCTGACCCAGGCCCCCAACTGGGACCGGGCGGACCTCACGAGCCTCCGGTTCTGCACGAGCGGCGGCGCGCCGCTTCCTGTCCCCCTGATCGAGAAGTACGTTCGGGAGAAGGGGGTCCGTTTCAAGCAGGGGTTCGGGATGACGGAGTTCGGGCCGGGGGTGTTTGCCCTGGCGGCCGAGGACGCGGTGCGCAAGGCGGGGAGCATCGGCCGGCCCAACTTCTTTGTGGACGCCCGGGTGGTGGACGAGGCGAACCGCCCCGTGGGCCCAGGGGTGGTGGGCGAGCTCGTGCTCAAGGGCCCCTCCCTGTGCTCCGGCTACTTCGGGGACCCCGCGGCGCCCCTGGTGGACGAGGAGGGCTACTTCCACACCGGCGACCTCGTGACCTACGACGAGGAGGGCTACTTCTTCGTCGTGGGGCGGAAGAAGGACATGTTCATCTCCGGCGGGGAGAACGTGTACCCCCGGGAGATCGAGGAGGTCCTGTACCGCCACCCGGCGGTGGCGAGCTGCGCCGTGGCGGGGATCCCCGATCCCAAGTGGGGCGAGGTGGGAGCAGCGTTCGTGGTCCTCAAGCAGGAGGCGACCGAACAGGAGCTCCTGGCCTACCTCCAGGCCCACCTGGCCCGGTTCAAGATCCCCAAGCGGGTGGTGTTCCTCGATGCGCTTCCCCTGTCCGGGATGGGCAAGCCGCTCAAGGACGAGCTGCGGAAGGCGCTGCTTGAAGGGAGGTTCGGATGA
- a CDS encoding alpha/beta hydrolase, whose translation MRYRSAIATLEGITARWVATPRLATRVLFSGPEEGEPVLFLHGNLSSATWWEETMLALPPGFRGIAPDLRGFGEADPGAVVDATRGMADFADDAVALLEHLGIARAHLVGNSLGGVIVYHLVALHPERWITATLVGPGSPYGFGGTKDEQGTPCFPDYAGSGGGLFSPKLVARIAAQDRSTEHRFSPRNALRDLVYKRPFVPPREEAMLDALFQVHLGERGLPGDIARSPNWPYFAPGRWGATNALSPKYLLRPDRLWSARPKPPVLWVRGEDDVAISDRAASDPVTFGELGLIPGWPGPDLCPHQPMLRQTRYVLERYREEGGRYAEVVIPDCGHVAFIEKPREFNAAFHAHLRGRSSGPGWREEEG comes from the coding sequence ATGAGGTACCGGTCCGCGATCGCGACCCTGGAGGGGATCACCGCGCGGTGGGTGGCCACCCCGCGGCTGGCGACCCGGGTCCTGTTCTCCGGCCCCGAGGAAGGGGAGCCGGTCCTGTTCCTCCACGGGAACCTATCCTCCGCCACGTGGTGGGAGGAGACGATGCTCGCCCTTCCCCCGGGGTTCCGGGGGATCGCCCCGGACCTGCGCGGGTTTGGGGAGGCCGATCCCGGGGCGGTGGTGGACGCCACCCGGGGGATGGCGGACTTCGCCGACGACGCGGTGGCGCTCCTGGAGCACCTCGGGATTGCCCGGGCGCACCTCGTGGGGAACTCCCTGGGCGGGGTCATCGTGTACCACCTCGTCGCCCTCCACCCCGAGCGCTGGATCACCGCGACCCTCGTCGGCCCGGGGTCGCCCTACGGGTTTGGCGGGACGAAGGACGAGCAGGGCACACCGTGCTTCCCCGACTACGCCGGGTCCGGCGGGGGGCTGTTCAGCCCCAAGCTCGTCGCCCGCATCGCGGCCCAGGACCGGTCCACCGAGCACCGCTTCTCCCCCCGCAACGCCCTGCGGGACCTCGTCTACAAGCGGCCGTTTGTTCCCCCGCGGGAGGAGGCGATGCTCGATGCCCTGTTCCAGGTCCACCTCGGGGAGCGGGGCCTCCCAGGCGACATCGCCCGCAGCCCGAACTGGCCTTACTTTGCCCCCGGGCGGTGGGGGGCGACGAACGCCCTGTCCCCCAAGTACCTCCTTCGGCCCGATAGGCTGTGGTCGGCGCGGCCCAAGCCGCCCGTCCTGTGGGTGCGGGGCGAGGACGACGTGGCGATCTCCGACCGGGCGGCGTCCGACCCGGTCACGTTCGGGGAGCTCGGCCTCATCCCGGGCTGGCCCGGGCCCGACCTGTGCCCCCACCAGCCGATGCTCCGGCAGACACGGTACGTCCTGGAGCGGTACCGGGAGGAGGGGGGCCGCTACGCGGAGGTCGTGATCCCCGACTGCGGGCACGTGGCGTTCATCGAGAAACCCCGCGAGTTCAACGCGGCCTTCCACGCCCACCTGCGGGGGAGGTCTAGCGGACCTGGCTGGAGAGAGGAGGAGGGATGA
- a CDS encoding tRNA (adenine-N1)-methyltransferase, translating into MTKPLEYGEDVLLMEVGKDRTFLVRLERGRALHTHRGTIAHDDVAGNPEGSTVLSGTGHRFLVFRPRVRERMFKVRRRTQIVYPKDAGWLILALDVRPGMRVLEMGTGSGAFTILLAQLVGPEGRVYTFDRREEFLENALANIARAGLASRVEAQVLTAGEPFPVSDVDAAFLDLPGPWEAIPAAYGALAPGRPLALIVPTAEQLKEAVRVLTETGFAAVEVVELLERRVLVRQREGVRPSEHMTGFTGYLASARKCVSPQGLLPQDAPGAEP; encoded by the coding sequence GTGACGAAGCCGCTTGAGTACGGGGAGGACGTCCTCCTCATGGAGGTTGGTAAGGACCGGACGTTCCTCGTGCGCCTGGAGCGGGGCCGAGCCCTCCACACCCATCGCGGGACCATCGCCCACGACGACGTCGCGGGAAACCCCGAAGGCTCGACCGTGCTCTCTGGTACTGGGCACCGGTTCCTCGTGTTTCGCCCCCGGGTCAGGGAACGGATGTTCAAGGTGCGGCGACGAACCCAAATCGTGTACCCCAAGGATGCGGGGTGGCTCATCCTGGCCCTCGACGTTCGGCCGGGGATGCGGGTGCTGGAGATGGGCACCGGGTCGGGCGCTTTCACGATCCTGCTCGCCCAGCTTGTCGGGCCCGAAGGCCGGGTGTACACGTTCGACCGGCGGGAGGAGTTCCTGGAAAACGCCCTCGCCAACATCGCCCGGGCCGGGCTAGCCTCCCGGGTGGAGGCCCAAGTCCTCACCGCCGGCGAGCCTTTTCCGGTAAGCGACGTGGACGCCGCCTTCCTCGACCTGCCCGGTCCGTGGGAGGCGATCCCCGCAGCGTATGGAGCCCTGGCCCCTGGGCGGCCCCTGGCCCTCATCGTCCCCACCGCCGAGCAGCTGAAGGAAGCGGTGCGGGTCCTCACGGAGACGGGGTTCGCTGCGGTCGAGGTGGTCGAGCTCCTGGAACGGAGGGTCTTGGTGCGCCAGCGGGAAGGGGTGCGGCCGAGCGAGCACATGACCGGGTTCACCGGGTACCTCGCCTCCGCCCGCAAGTGCGTGTCCCCTCAAGGTCTCCTGCCCCAGGACGCGCCCGGGGCGGAACCGTAA
- a CDS encoding hydantoinase B/oxoprolinase family protein: MLDPTTNTVLLYGIPTDTNALAITVGLDGLGNVWFTDRAGDAVGYLSPARSEITLYGLVPNSHPVFLALDEAEDVWFTAERGNFVGRLSVVPVLGEPPALPSGVMFTGYSVVQVGDRAWVSVSYTYDGGHGVPVWVGVEVLAGGEPGAPGENVLVRDGEEIPLPGKAELDLRPGEVLSVRTPGGGGYGREEK; this comes from the coding sequence GTGCTCGACCCAACGACCAACACCGTGCTCCTTTACGGGATCCCGACCGACACCAACGCCCTGGCGATCACCGTGGGGCTCGACGGCTTGGGGAATGTGTGGTTCACCGACCGGGCCGGAGACGCGGTGGGTTATCTAAGCCCGGCCCGGAGCGAGATCACCCTGTACGGGCTCGTCCCCAACTCCCACCCCGTGTTCCTCGCCCTCGACGAGGCCGAGGACGTGTGGTTCACCGCGGAGCGGGGCAACTTCGTGGGCCGGCTCTCGGTCGTCCCCGTCCTCGGCGAGCCGCCGGCGCTCCCGTCCGGGGTGATGTTCACCGGCTACAGTGTCGTTCAGGTCGGGGACCGGGCCTGGGTGAGCGTGTCCTACACCTACGATGGGGGCCACGGTGTGCCGGTCTGGGTTGGGGTCGAGGTCCTGGCCGGCGGGGAGCCCGGGGCCCCGGGGGAGAACGTCCTGGTCCGCGATGGGGAGGAGATCCCCCTCCCCGGGAAGGCCGAGCTTGACCTCCGGCCCGGGGAGGTCCTGAGCGTCCGCACCCCGGGCGGGGGCGGGTACGGGCGGGAGGAGAAGTAG
- a CDS encoding Zn-ribbon domain-containing OB-fold protein, with the protein MAEQDFTRAALEEHLAAGRLMGVRCPSCQGLSAVPRAPCPACRGTDLQWVELSGRGTVVGFTVVHVPPTPLCAAGYGRDNPYAAAVVRLAEGPWITARLVGVDASRPETIRVGMPVRVEFLREGTRTVLAFRPEG; encoded by the coding sequence ATGGCCGAGCAAGACTTCACCCGCGCGGCGTTGGAGGAGCACCTGGCCGCCGGGCGGCTGATGGGCGTCCGTTGCCCGTCCTGCCAGGGGCTGTCCGCGGTGCCCCGCGCCCCGTGCCCCGCGTGCCGGGGGACGGACCTCCAGTGGGTCGAGCTCTCCGGGCGGGGGACGGTGGTGGGGTTCACCGTGGTCCACGTCCCACCGACCCCCCTCTGCGCGGCGGGCTACGGTCGGGACAACCCGTACGCGGCGGCGGTGGTGCGCCTGGCCGAGGGCCCGTGGATCACGGCAAGGCTGGTGGGGGTGGACGCCTCCCGGCCGGAGACGATCCGGGTGGGGATGCCCGTGCGGGTCGAGTTCCTCCGCGAGGGGACGCGGACCGTGCTCGCCTTCCGGCCGGAGGGGTAG
- a CDS encoding alpha/beta hydrolase, whose translation MRTVEGIEARVVETARLRTRVLFSGVEGGIPVLLLHGNLASATWWEETMLRLPPGYWGIAPDQRGYGGADPEAKIDATRGLGDLADDAVALLDHLGIARAHFVGSSLGGSVGWHLLARYPDRLRSAVLVAPGSPYGFGGTKDLEGTPCFPDYAGSGAGLVNPELVRRLASGDRSTDSPFSPRAALRALVFGPPFVPAREEDLLSATLSTHLGERDYPGDSVPSPHWPFVAPGRWGPNNALSPKYAVPVSEILGAEPKVPVLWIRGEKDLAVSDAAASDPGNLGRLGLLPGWPGPDVYPPQPMVGQTRRVLEQYAHAGGKVEEVVLPGSAHVPFLDNPEGFDRAVHAHLARAR comes from the coding sequence GTGCGGACGGTTGAGGGCATCGAGGCGCGGGTAGTGGAGACGGCGCGGCTCCGGACGCGGGTCCTCTTCTCCGGGGTGGAGGGGGGGATTCCCGTCCTCCTCCTCCACGGGAACCTCGCCTCCGCCACGTGGTGGGAGGAGACGATGCTCCGCCTCCCTCCCGGGTACTGGGGGATTGCCCCCGACCAACGGGGCTATGGGGGGGCTGACCCGGAGGCGAAGATCGACGCCACGCGGGGCCTGGGGGACCTTGCCGACGACGCGGTGGCGCTCCTTGACCACCTCGGGATTGCCCGGGCGCACTTCGTGGGAAGCTCCCTGGGGGGGAGCGTGGGGTGGCACCTCCTCGCCCGGTACCCGGACCGCCTCCGGTCGGCGGTGCTCGTGGCCCCAGGTTCCCCGTACGGGTTTGGGGGGACCAAGGACCTGGAGGGAACGCCGTGCTTTCCAGACTACGCCGGGAGCGGGGCAGGGCTTGTGAACCCCGAGCTTGTCCGCCGCCTGGCCTCCGGGGACCGGTCCACGGACAGTCCGTTCTCCCCCCGGGCGGCGCTGCGCGCCCTCGTGTTCGGCCCGCCCTTCGTCCCGGCCCGAGAGGAGGACCTCCTCTCCGCCACCCTGTCCACCCACCTCGGGGAGCGGGACTACCCGGGCGACTCCGTCCCCTCCCCGCACTGGCCGTTCGTGGCCCCGGGCAGGTGGGGCCCGAACAACGCCCTCTCCCCGAAGTACGCTGTCCCCGTCTCGGAAATCCTGGGCGCTGAGCCCAAGGTTCCCGTGCTGTGGATCCGGGGAGAGAAGGACCTTGCGGTGTCCGATGCGGCCGCCTCGGACCCGGGGAACCTGGGCCGGCTCGGGCTCCTTCCCGGCTGGCCCGGCCCCGACGTCTACCCCCCGCAGCCCATGGTGGGCCAGACCCGGCGCGTGCTCGAGCAGTACGCCCACGCCGGGGGGAAGGTGGAGGAGGTCGTCCTCCCGGGGAGCGCCCACGTTCCGTTCCTCGACAACCCGGAAGGGTTCGACCGGGCGGTCCACGCCCACCTCGCCCGGGCCCGATGA